A single region of the Geobacillus subterraneus genome encodes:
- a CDS encoding putative CRISPR-associated protein, with protein sequence MYQHIVLTCGVSLLTGARNVFSVNRDETLGEIRSWIHDRDVDEQKQSKIDRWLRHARQFAHEAAQQPNRVCAEYSMIYELHRQGKLGERPTIVLIVTDTVGGRVVEAMLVHLLERDFKANVRVVYVEVDVNHRRRLQETLGEYMSKVANALMHGEPSTTCFAPIGGYKVMTSLGYIVGAFLNYPTAYMHEDGQVLHEIPPVPIHIDEQFVRRYFELLRKCQMDLVAMNELSYQEKQCIEQYPSLFYRDAEFVCLSAFGQFLLEHEKYKHLFETSYFVSRQVADMLRHNRHQSLFVYQQMQELVKKLKYREGDASVLYHEKSFETIDPRKAKYHLYKGASNGQTAFRLAYRYVEEEDRLYANYLWLDHDRYEREAVRGKGIYEDDSSFSDVTAQLVGTGGS encoded by the coding sequence TTGTATCAGCACATTGTATTGACATGCGGCGTTTCGTTATTGACGGGGGCTAGGAATGTCTTTTCGGTGAATCGAGACGAGACGCTAGGGGAGATTCGTTCTTGGATTCATGACCGGGACGTGGATGAACAAAAACAAAGCAAGATAGATCGTTGGTTGCGCCATGCCCGGCAGTTTGCTCATGAGGCCGCTCAGCAGCCTAACCGTGTTTGTGCAGAGTATTCGATGATTTACGAGCTTCATCGACAAGGAAAACTAGGAGAGAGACCGACGATCGTTCTCATTGTTACGGACACGGTTGGAGGGCGGGTCGTTGAGGCGATGCTTGTCCATTTGCTTGAACGGGATTTTAAAGCGAATGTCCGTGTTGTGTATGTAGAAGTAGATGTGAACCATCGGAGGCGATTGCAAGAAACGCTGGGAGAGTATATGTCGAAGGTTGCGAATGCCCTGATGCACGGCGAGCCATCGACGACTTGTTTTGCGCCGATCGGCGGGTATAAAGTGATGACTTCGCTTGGCTATATTGTTGGGGCATTCTTAAACTATCCAACTGCTTATATGCACGAGGATGGACAAGTTTTGCATGAAATTCCACCCGTACCGATTCACATCGACGAACAATTTGTGCGCCGTTATTTTGAGTTGCTTCGCAAGTGCCAAATGGATTTGGTGGCGATGAACGAGCTTTCCTATCAAGAAAAGCAATGCATTGAACAATACCCTTCCTTATTTTATCGGGATGCAGAGTTCGTTTGTTTGAGCGCGTTTGGCCAGTTTTTGCTCGAGCATGAAAAGTATAAGCATCTTTTTGAAACGTCTTATTTTGTATCGCGGCAAGTGGCCGATATGCTTCGGCATAATCGTCATCAGTCGCTATTTGTGTACCAACAGATGCAAGAACTAGTCAAAAAATTAAAATATCGTGAAGGCGACGCTTCGGTTTTGTACCATGAAAAATCGTTTGAAACGATTGATCCGCGCAAAGCCAAATATCACTTATACAAAGGGGCAAGCAACGGCCAAACGGCGTTTCGGCTCGCCTATCGGTATGTCGAAGAGGAAGACCGCCTGTACGCCAATTACTTATGGCTCGATCATGACCGGTATGAGCGGGAGGCGGTGAGAGGAAAAGGGATTTATGAAGACGATTCATCATTTTCGGATGTGACGGCGCAACTGGTAGGGACGGGGGGATCATGA
- a CDS encoding TIGR02679 family protein produces the protein MNRAEEAAAFFRSEPGFRRLFVEMKRKYESLGRVGGVVSLASFSENEREVIAAFFGRDVSRVSLPAFEQQLERTRFACVGLIELLERYFGEPLVPKKEQRQAVEKERERFFGHLAHEHPWLEDICGQRFIQAAYEANREELAAAIRLAGAALRRLPLGSYERLPLFAQRIAGDPHAFDLSTLPGKVLLSALQATVPGEWDVTSVESVNELLQSVGLLREDILNFATCANLLAETKKGPHPVFTAAVEANSALNAPLRDVLSLIRAYPANGGIVYVVENAGVFSTLLDTHAPLVCTNGQMNLATMRLLDLLAASGAKLHYSGDFDPEGLKMADRFLERYSSAAVLWRYSVDDYFAATPSVHLPAERLAKLASVASAPLQPVKEAMAKTEKAGYQEAIIGRLLRDIKS, from the coding sequence ATGAACCGGGCCGAAGAGGCCGCTGCCTTTTTCCGTTCCGAGCCGGGCTTTCGCCGCTTGTTTGTCGAAATGAAGCGGAAATACGAGTCGCTCGGCCGTGTTGGCGGCGTCGTCTCCTTGGCATCGTTCAGCGAGAACGAGCGCGAAGTCATCGCCGCCTTTTTCGGCCGAGACGTTTCCCGCGTTTCCCTGCCCGCCTTTGAACAGCAACTCGAACGAACACGGTTTGCCTGCGTTGGTCTCATCGAGCTGCTCGAGCGCTATTTCGGCGAGCCGCTCGTGCCGAAAAAAGAACAGCGCCAGGCAGTCGAAAAGGAGCGGGAGCGGTTTTTTGGGCACCTCGCCCACGAGCACCCTTGGCTTGAAGACATTTGTGGCCAACGGTTCATCCAAGCGGCGTATGAGGCAAACCGCGAAGAGTTGGCGGCGGCGATCCGTCTTGCCGGCGCCGCCCTTCGCCGCTTGCCGCTTGGCTCGTATGAGCGGCTCCCATTGTTTGCCCAGCGCATCGCCGGCGATCCACACGCCTTTGACCTGTCAACGCTCCCCGGCAAGGTGTTGCTGTCGGCCTTGCAAGCGACCGTGCCAGGTGAGTGGGATGTGACCTCTGTAGAGAGCGTCAATGAATTGCTGCAGTCCGTTGGCCTGCTCCGCGAGGATATTTTGAACTTTGCCACCTGCGCCAACTTGTTGGCCGAAACGAAGAAAGGCCCTCACCCAGTCTTCACTGCTGCCGTCGAAGCCAACAGCGCATTGAATGCACCGCTAAGGGACGTGTTGTCGCTCATTCGCGCCTATCCAGCCAACGGCGGCATCGTATACGTCGTCGAAAACGCGGGCGTTTTCTCGACCTTGCTTGACACCCACGCCCCGCTTGTCTGCACGAACGGGCAAATGAATTTAGCGACGATGCGGCTCCTTGATTTGCTCGCAGCTTCAGGCGCCAAGTTGCATTACTCCGGCGACTTTGACCCGGAAGGTTTGAAAATGGCCGACCGTTTTCTCGAGCGATACAGCTCGGCGGCTGTTCTCTGGCGCTACAGCGTCGATGACTACTTCGCCGCCACCCCATCGGTTCACTTGCCTGCGGAGCGGCTCGCCAAACTCGCCTCCGTAGCGTCAGCGCCGCTGCAGCCAGTGAAAGAAGCGATGGCGAAAACGGAAAAAGCGGGATACCAAGAGGCGATCATCGGCCGACTGCTTCGAGACATAAAAAGTTAG